Below is a genomic region from Ostreibacterium oceani.
TATTTTTTACGGCGCTTGAAATCGACACACGTTGCCCTATGGCAATCACTAGGCAAGCCCACGCTATGGCGCAAAAATGGCGCATTATTAAAATTTATCATGAGCCGTCGGGTCAAGGAATTGGCGCCAAAATTGCAGGTTTATGCGCGTCTATTACGGTATTTGACCTTGATTGGCGTGTCGTTAGCATTGGCGGTGGCGTTTGCCATGATTAAACTTTATTGGGTGTAAATAAATATGGCGTTTAATAATCTAGAAACGGTACCGATTCGCCGCTTTATCGAAAAGTCTTATTTAGATTATTCGATGTATGTCATTTTAGACCGCGCATTACCACATATCGGTGATGGGTTAAAACCAGTGCAACGGCGTATTATTTTTGCGATGTCTGAGCTGGGGTTGTCTGCGGCATCTAAGCATAAAAAATCAGCGCGTACCGTAGGGGACGTGTTAGGTAAATATCACCCACATGGTGATGCGGCGTGTTACGAAGCGATGGTGTTAATGGCGCAGCATTTTTCGTATCGTTATCCGTTGGTCGACGGGCAGGGTAATTGGGGCTCAATCGATGACCCCAAATCCTTTGCCGCGATGCGCTATACCGAATCTAAACTAACCCGCTACGCGCAGGTGTTGCTACGCGAAGTGGGTATGGGTACAGTCAATTGGCAACCAAATTTTGATGGCTCGTTAAATGAACCGCAATTACTGCCTGCAATGTTACCCAATATTTTGCTTAATGGCGCGAGCGGCATTGCCGTTGGGATGAGTACAGATATTCCACCGCATAATATTCATGATGTCATTAATGCGTGTTTGGCGTGCATTGACCGACCAGAGGTGAGCGTTGCTGAATTGGCTGAAATCATCAAAGGTCCTGATTATCCGACTTATGGTGAATTAATTACGCCGACAGCTGATTTGATGAGTTTATACGAAACGGGTACAGGGTCGGTTAAGCTGCGCGCGACGTATCAAATTGAGGACAAAACACTGGTTATTGACAGTTTGCCCTATCAAACAGCCAGTAATAAGATTATCGAACAAATTGCAGGGCAAATGGCGGCCAAAAAACTGCCGATGATAGAAGACATTCGTGATGAGTCTGATGAGGCATCGCCTGTACGATTGGTTTTGATTCCACGTTCAAATCGTGTGGATTTAGAGCAGGTGATTAATCATTTGTTTTCAACAACGGATTTAGAACGCAACTACCGTGTCAATCTCAATATGATTGGGCTAGATAACAAGCCCAAAGTCAAAAATATCGCCCAAATTATTAACGAATGGTTGGTGTTTCGGCGTGATATTGTGACACAGCGTTTACAGACGCGGCTGGACGCGGTAGAAAAACGCCTGCATTTGTTAGCGGGATTGCTGATTGCCTTTTTAAACATCGATGAAGTAATCCGCATTATTCGCGAAGAAGACGAACCAAAACCAGCGCTAATCGCAGCGTTTGCACTGAGTGAGATGCAGGCTGAGTATATTTTAGAGACCAAATTGCGCCAATTAGCGAGGCTAGAAGAAGTAAAAATCCGTACAGAGGAATCCGCATTAACCAAAGAACAAAAAGCCTTGAAAAATCGACTCAACAACCCCGAAAAGCTCACCCAGTTAATTCGTGATGAAATCGTTGCATTGGGTGAGGAGTTTGCCAGTGAAAGGCGCACCCGCATCGTCGAGCGCCAAGCCGCCAAAGCCATCGATGAGTCATTATTGACACCTGCAGAGACCGTTACCGTGATTTTATCGAAAATGGGCTGGGTACGCGTTGCCAAAGGCAATCAAGTCGATGCACAGGCGCTTAGCTACAAAACGGGCGATGCGTATCAGCATCATGTAATGGGTAAATCCAACAATATGGCGGTATTTTTAGCCGATGATGGTCGTGCGTTTAGCTTGCCAGCGCATCAATTGCCGTCTGCACGTGGTTTTGGCGAGCCGCTAACGGGTAAATTAACGATAGGTAACCGCCAATGCCAGTACGTATTATTGGATCAAAACAAAGCAAAATACCTGTTTACCAGTAATACGGGCTATGGACTGGTGAGTGAATACGATAACCTGATTTCACGTAGCAAATCGGGTAAAGCCTTTTTGACACTAGGCGATAGCACAGCCAACCTGCCACTACGGCTGACCGATGACGCCAAATATATTTTATTGACAACGACCGATGCCCATGTGCTGGTTATTGAACTCAGTGAAATTCCTGAAATTGCTCGTGGCAAGGGTAACAAGTTGATTCAGATTCCGCCCAAAGCCATTAAATCAGGTGTCACAGTCAGAGACGTGCTAGCGCTAACGGGTGAGGAAACCTTGCGCTTTAAAGTGGGACGCAGCAAAGAAAGCCTATCGCCAGAGATTTGGTTGCAATGGCTGGGTGCACGTGCCAATCGCGGCAAGCGCTTACCGAATGGTCTGGAACTTTATAAGCAGATAACCGTGAGTGAGTAGGGGATGGGTTGCGGGGATGGTTTCGATTTAAATAAAAAAATTATAATATCGATTAGAATATGAGAAAATTAATTTATTTTTCGGTAATCCCTTTTGTCTTGTTCATTTTAGTATCAGTCACCTATTACCTGGGTTTTGGCTCTGGCGCTCGTATGGCGACAAACGTGGATAACTTAACACGAACTTTCGTAAAGTATGCCCCTTATTTATTAAATGAAGACAGAGAAAATACTGCTGAATTGTCGCAACTTGATAGGCTCGAAATCCATTCGGCGCTTAATTTTTATAATGAAAATATTACTAATTCAAGCAAAATCAATCAATTTTATTTTGGACTTACCTTGGGGTCAGTTGTCAGCTTAACGGAAGTTGAGGAAAGATTTCTTCCTGAGATGATTCGTTGGTATAGAGAGTATCCAATCAATTGCGAAAAAATTAACGAGATGCCTAATTGCAAAAATTTCATAGACGAAGTCTCAAACGCAGTAAATCAGTTGACTGAATTAAATTAATACCGTGTCACTTGTGTTAGTTTTTCGTTTGTTAGTTCTATAGCTTTTACTTAGCGTTTTTAGGTGGCTTCCTCAGAGGGATTATAATAAATTAACAACCACATGCCGATAAATGGCTAATCGGTGAAGAAAGGGCTCTTTGGTAAGGGTAACCCAGTCGCAATTTTATTAAGTTCAGAGTATATCATTACCTTTTTTTATTTTCCTTGTATTGCAATATTGAAAGGACAATAATCAGTATTAAAAAGCCTTCTTGCGTTGCTCGCTTTTCTAGTGGCGCCAATAACTCACAAAAATGATATTCAGACAAATGATGATTGGTGTCAGCTAACTGCCGGCAATAACCTGTTAGCATGCCAGCCCCATTATATACCAAATGATGACAAGCAGTAAAAACCATGTTTTAGCCCAAATATGTGGAACGGTGAATAACAACCCGCCTAACACGGTACTGAATAAGAGCCACATGCCTAGTATGCTCATGCCGATGAATTCAAAAAAATAGATTCATTTGTAGTTGATTTTTAGCGGCAATATTCTTCCTAGTACACTAATTAATCGGGTTATTTTACGTTTACTCCGCAGGGGGTGTTTCTTCTGTCGTTTCACCTTGGTAGCCTGCTTGGAAGCCGCGGTTAACGGCTTCGCCAATGGTTTTGGTCTTTTCTTCTAGCGTTCTGGCCGCTTCGCCGGCTTGCTTGGCGAGTTTTTCGATGTGTTTGGCGAACTCTTCGGCCTCGGCATCAGTGAATTTGTAGTGATTGTCTATGGTTAGGCTGAGTGACTCAAGCTCGTTATTCATTTCGCCAAGTGCCTTGCCTAGTTCTGATTGGCTTTTCTGGGTCGCTTCGTTAATGGTTTTTGTGGTTTCGTCAATGATGGTTTTGGCATCGGTTAATACATTTTTGGTCGTTGTTTCGGCTGCTTTGGTGGTGGACTCTATTTGCGATTCTATTTGCGATTCTACTTGCGATGCCAATTCGGCACTGTCGGTATTTTTGTTGGATTGCTCGGTGTTGGGCTTTTCCTCTGAACAGCCCGTGAGTAGCGCAACAAACAAGGCGGCAAATAGGGTGGTAAATAAGGTTGATTTGGTTGTATTTGTGTTTTGGTTTGTATTTGGGTTTGAGTTTTTCATGGTGGACTCCTTGTTAGATATTGGTTGGTTCATAAGTGGTTGCCAATAGATTGATAATAAGCTACTAATAAACTACTAATGGGTTGTCATAAGATTCAATTATAACATGCGAATAACTAGCGCGCATCATCTAGCACGCATCATCTTTAGTTTGTGTGTCGCTTGGGTGGTTTGCCAAGTCGTCATCCAGCCCATTGTCCAGCCCATTTTCCAGCTCGTCATCGAGTTCGCTATCGAACTCGCTATCGAATTCGTCACCCAAGCCGTCATCGGGTGAGTCAGGATAGGGTGAATCGAGAGACGAATAGTCTGTGTAAAGCCAGTCATCAAGCACACGGCTGAGCGTCTCTGCACCTTGTTTTTTGGATGACGATAATAGTTGTGCGCTGGCAAAATCCCAGTCGCGGCGCAATCGATTTTCAGCGCGAATCAAGGTTTGTTGCTGTTGGCTGCGGGAGAGTTTGTCGGCTTTGGTCAAGACAACATGCGCGAGTAAATTTACTTCGCCGCAAAAATCCAGCATCATCTCATCGATGGGTTGAAAAGGGTGGCGGCAATCCATGACAATCACCAGCCCAATCAAGGGTTCGCGAGCGGCCAAATAATCAGTGAGGTTTTGTTGCCATGCTTCGCGGGTTGTGCGGCTCACTTTGGCGTAGCCGTATCCGGGTAAGTCAACTAAAAAATATCCCTCATCAAGTGCGAAAAAATTAATTAGCTGTGTGCGCCCAGGTGTTTTACTGGTTTTGGCGATTTTTTGCTGTGTGAGATAATTGAGTGCGCTGGATTTTCCCGCGTTTGAGCGCCCTGCAAATGCAACCTCGCGGATGCTCTCTGGGCAACCACTGAGATTGGCGGCGCTGGTGAAAAATGTACAGTTTTTATAGTTTGATTTCATATTTTACGTTACAATAAGGGGCAATTAAATAGATACTATAAGGGAATTTTTTCCATTATGAAAAAAAATATTACTTTATCGTTATTATTTGGGTTAGTTTTGCCGACAGCCGTTTGGTCATCTGATGCCGTTGGTGAGGCGGCGTTGGTAGGCGATGCGACCGCTGGTGCGGGCAAGGTTGAGGCTTGTGTCGCCTGTCACGGCGTGGATGGCAAAGGGCTAAACCCAGAGTGGCCGCGTCTTGCTGGGCAAAATGCAGCCTATACCGCTAAACAACTGACCGAATTTAAAAGCGGTTTGCGCAAAGATCCTGTCATGGCGCCTCAAGCAGCGAATTTAAGTGAGCAAGATATCCTTGATATTGCCGCTTACTATGAGAGCATGGAAAAGGTATTTGATTTTGCAGGTGTCACGGCCGATGAAGACGTGACAGATGAGCTGCTGACTCGAGGCGAAAACCTCTATCGTGGGGGTGATTTGGCGCGTGGCATTACTGCGTGTACAGCCTGTCATGGTCCGACGGGGCTAGGTGTTGCGCCGTCAGCGTATCCGATGATTTCGGGGCAATACAAAGAGTACATTTCTGCTCAGCTAAAGGCTTTTCGTCTCGGCGCATTGATTGATGAGCAGGCTTCTACATCAAATCCAGCGGCCATGACTTATCGTGATAATGACCCAGGGCGAATGATGCGCAGTATCGCGGTTAAGTTAACTGACCGAGATATCGAAGCGCTATCCTATTATATTCAAGGGTTGCAGCCCTGACACTGAGCTGTTTTCAGTTAATTCTAAGATGATTTAAATGAGTTTGTTACAGCGTGTAATCTGTTGGTTAAGAAAGCAACCACATTGCCCTTTATGCTAATAGCACTGGATGGCTTATTCGCTGTGTCAGTTTTTACGGTCTTTACGTCTTAAACCAATTTATAAACCAATTTATTAACTGGAGATTAATCATGAGATTATTCAAACAAGTATTCTTTACCTTGTCGGCACTGGTGGCAATGACGGGCGCGGTGCAGGCGCAATCGCTATTTAATGAAGGTGCTGACTATACGGCACTGGCTAACCCGCTGGACCCGCAAAAAGCAGGGCAAAAGGAAGTCATCGAGATATTCTCATATACTTGCCCGCATTGTTATAATCTAGAGTCGCATATAAATGAATGGGCTGAGAATACTAAGCCTGAATCAGTCGGGTTTTATAAAATCCCAGCCACTGGTGGTTATTGGGAGTTTACGGCCCGAGTCAAGTATGTGGCAGAAAAACTAGGATTAGGGCATGATTTTGATATGGCTTATTTTGATGCTAT
It encodes:
- the parC gene encoding DNA topoisomerase IV subunit A; its protein translation is MAFNNLETVPIRRFIEKSYLDYSMYVILDRALPHIGDGLKPVQRRIIFAMSELGLSAASKHKKSARTVGDVLGKYHPHGDAACYEAMVLMAQHFSYRYPLVDGQGNWGSIDDPKSFAAMRYTESKLTRYAQVLLREVGMGTVNWQPNFDGSLNEPQLLPAMLPNILLNGASGIAVGMSTDIPPHNIHDVINACLACIDRPEVSVAELAEIIKGPDYPTYGELITPTADLMSLYETGTGSVKLRATYQIEDKTLVIDSLPYQTASNKIIEQIAGQMAAKKLPMIEDIRDESDEASPVRLVLIPRSNRVDLEQVINHLFSTTDLERNYRVNLNMIGLDNKPKVKNIAQIINEWLVFRRDIVTQRLQTRLDAVEKRLHLLAGLLIAFLNIDEVIRIIREEDEPKPALIAAFALSEMQAEYILETKLRQLARLEEVKIRTEESALTKEQKALKNRLNNPEKLTQLIRDEIVALGEEFASERRTRIVERQAAKAIDESLLTPAETVTVILSKMGWVRVAKGNQVDAQALSYKTGDAYQHHVMGKSNNMAVFLADDGRAFSLPAHQLPSARGFGEPLTGKLTIGNRQCQYVLLDQNKAKYLFTSNTGYGLVSEYDNLISRSKSGKAFLTLGDSTANLPLRLTDDAKYILLTTTDAHVLVIELSEIPEIARGKGNKLIQIPPKAIKSGVTVRDVLALTGEETLRFKVGRSKESLSPEIWLQWLGARANRGKRLPNGLELYKQITVSE
- the yihA gene encoding ribosome biogenesis GTP-binding protein YihA/YsxC, which encodes MKSNYKNCTFFTSAANLSGCPESIREVAFAGRSNAGKSSALNYLTQQKIAKTSKTPGRTQLINFFALDEGYFLVDLPGYGYAKVSRTTREAWQQNLTDYLAAREPLIGLVIVMDCRHPFQPIDEMMLDFCGEVNLLAHVVLTKADKLSRSQQQQTLIRAENRLRRDWDFASAQLLSSSKKQGAETLSRVLDDWLYTDYSSLDSPYPDSPDDGLGDEFDSEFDSELDDELENGLDNGLDDDLANHPSDTQTKDDAC
- a CDS encoding c-type cytochrome → MKKNITLSLLFGLVLPTAVWSSDAVGEAALVGDATAGAGKVEACVACHGVDGKGLNPEWPRLAGQNAAYTAKQLTEFKSGLRKDPVMAPQAANLSEQDILDIAAYYESMEKVFDFAGVTADEDVTDELLTRGENLYRGGDLARGITACTACHGPTGLGVAPSAYPMISGQYKEYISAQLKAFRLGALIDEQASTSNPAAMTYRDNDPGRMMRSIAVKLTDRDIEALSYYIQGLQP
- a CDS encoding thiol:disulfide interchange protein DsbA/DsbL; this encodes MRLFKQVFFTLSALVAMTGAVQAQSLFNEGADYTALANPLDPQKAGQKEVIEIFSYTCPHCYNLESHINEWAENTKPESVGFYKIPATGGYWEFTARVKYVAEKLGLGHDFDMAYFDAIHKDKQRKLMGDKKAAIEFIATFAGISPDEVEKSWKSLQVERNLKRSEQIYQQSGVTGVPAVLVNGKYMVKLGSNYERFFQVIDYLLKTTDVK